The proteins below come from a single Portunus trituberculatus isolate SZX2019 chromosome 2, ASM1759143v1, whole genome shotgun sequence genomic window:
- the LOC123504063 gene encoding zinc finger protein 256-like isoform X1: protein MLLCVWWGAEGYGDKLPLTSPAQPASSLLPPPPPLMAAWLSALSEAPYMGNQWQQQQQQSASGVGRHRCGGKDHQETGSSGHTGESRFECQQCEETFTTKQCLTTHSLTHSGVRNYECGECGKKFNQKSHLTTHSLTHSDVKNYECGDCGKKFAQKTYLNRHSLIHSGVRNYECGECGRKFTQKSHLTTHSLTHSGVRNYECGVCGKKFTVKGNLTTHWLTHSGIRNYECGECGKKFTQKGNLTTHRLTHSSVRNYECGECGKKFTQRSNLIKHRMTHSGVRNYECGECGKKFSQRSHLTKHSLTHSGVRNDECGECKKKFTQKSHLTTHSLTHSGVRNHECGECGKKFTLNGNLSTQPDTQWC, encoded by the coding sequence accagcccagcccagccagcGTCCAGTCTGCTGCCACCGCCACCCCCACTGATGGCTGCCTGGCTGTCTGCCCTTTCCGAGGCTCCCTACATGGGCAaccagtggcagcagcagcagcagcagtcagccTCAGGTGTGGGGAGGCACAGGTGTGGTGGCAAAGATCACCAGGAGACAGGCAGCTCTGGCCACACAGGAGAGAGCAGGTTTGAGTGCCAGCAGTGTGAAGAAACTTTTACCACCAAACAatgcctcaccacacacagcctgacacacagtggtgttaggaattatgagtgtggtgagtgtgggaagaaatttaaccaaaagtctcacctcaccacacacagcctgacacacagtgatgttaagaattatgagtgtggtgactgtGGGAAGAAATTTGCCCAAAAGACTTATCTCAACAGACACAGCCTgatacacagtggtgttaggaattatgaatgtggtgagtgtgggaggaaaTTTACCCAAaagtctcacctcaccacacacagcctgactcacagtggtgttagaaattatgaatgtggtgtgtgtgggaagaaatttaccGTAAAGGGTAACCTCACCACACATTGGCTGACACACAGTGGtattaggaattatgagtgtggtgagtgcgGGAAGAAATTTACCCAAAAGGGTAACCTCACCACACATAGGCTGACACACAGtagtgttaggaattatgagtgtggtgagtgtgggaagaaatttaccCAAAGGTCTAACCTCATCAAACACAGGATGACACACAGTGgagttaggaattatgagtgtggtgagtgtggtaagAAATTTAGCCAGAGGTctcacctcaccaaacacagcctgacacacagtggtgttaggaatgatgagtgtggtgagtgtaagaagaaatttacccaaaagtctcacctcaccacacacagcctgacacacagtggtgttaggaatcatgagtgtggtgagtgtgggaagaaatttaccCTAAATGGTAACCTCtccacacagcctgacacacagtggtgttag
- the LOC123504063 gene encoding zinc finger protein 256-like isoform X2 — MAAWLSALSEAPYMGNQWQQQQQQSASGVGRHRCGGKDHQETGSSGHTGESRFECQQCEETFTTKQCLTTHSLTHSGVRNYECGECGKKFNQKSHLTTHSLTHSDVKNYECGDCGKKFAQKTYLNRHSLIHSGVRNYECGECGRKFTQKSHLTTHSLTHSGVRNYECGVCGKKFTVKGNLTTHWLTHSGIRNYECGECGKKFTQKGNLTTHRLTHSSVRNYECGECGKKFTQRSNLIKHRMTHSGVRNYECGECGKKFSQRSHLTKHSLTHSGVRNDECGECKKKFTQKSHLTTHSLTHSGVRNHECGECGKKFTLNGNLSTQPDTQWC; from the coding sequence ATGGCTGCCTGGCTGTCTGCCCTTTCCGAGGCTCCCTACATGGGCAaccagtggcagcagcagcagcagcagtcagccTCAGGTGTGGGGAGGCACAGGTGTGGTGGCAAAGATCACCAGGAGACAGGCAGCTCTGGCCACACAGGAGAGAGCAGGTTTGAGTGCCAGCAGTGTGAAGAAACTTTTACCACCAAACAatgcctcaccacacacagcctgacacacagtggtgttaggaattatgagtgtggtgagtgtgggaagaaatttaaccaaaagtctcacctcaccacacacagcctgacacacagtgatgttaagaattatgagtgtggtgactgtGGGAAGAAATTTGCCCAAAAGACTTATCTCAACAGACACAGCCTgatacacagtggtgttaggaattatgaatgtggtgagtgtgggaggaaaTTTACCCAAaagtctcacctcaccacacacagcctgactcacagtggtgttagaaattatgaatgtggtgtgtgtgggaagaaatttaccGTAAAGGGTAACCTCACCACACATTGGCTGACACACAGTGGtattaggaattatgagtgtggtgagtgcgGGAAGAAATTTACCCAAAAGGGTAACCTCACCACACATAGGCTGACACACAGtagtgttaggaattatgagtgtggtgagtgtgggaagaaatttaccCAAAGGTCTAACCTCATCAAACACAGGATGACACACAGTGgagttaggaattatgagtgtggtgagtgtggtaagAAATTTAGCCAGAGGTctcacctcaccaaacacagcctgacacacagtggtgttaggaatgatgagtgtggtgagtgtaagaagaaatttacccaaaagtctcacctcaccacacacagcctgacacacagtggtgttaggaatcatgagtgtggtgagtgtgggaagaaatttaccCTAAATGGTAACCTCtccacacagcctgacacacagtggtgttag
- the LOC123504057 gene encoding zinc finger protein 33B-like: MGSQWQQQQQHSASGLGRHRHGGQDHQETGSSGHTGQSRFECQQCDKTFTTKQGLTRHTLIHSGVRNYECGDCGKKFTTKSNLTTHSLIHSGVRNYECGECGRKFTLKSHLTTHSLTHSGVRNYECGECGKKFTTKSNLTAHSLTHNGVRNYECGECGKKFTKRSNLTTHSLTHSGVRNYECGECGKKFNLKGNFTRHSLTHSGVKNYECGECGKKFTQKGNLTMHSLTHNSVRNYECGECGKKFTKKYNLTAHSLTHSGVRNYECGECGKKFTTKSNLTAHSLTHSGVKNYECGECGRKFTEKSTLTRHSLTHSGVRNYECDECGKRFPTISYLNQHTFRHTGLREFKCDDCGKCFKTKGDITRHVKVHF; the protein is encoded by the coding sequence ATGGGTAgccagtggcagcagcagcagcagcactcagCCTCAGGTTTGGGGAGGCACAGGCATGGTGGCCAGGATCACCAGGAGACAGGCAGCTCTGGCCACACAGGACAGAGCAGGTTTGAGTGCCAGCAGTGTGACAAAACTTTTACCACCAAACAAGGCCTCACCAGACACACACTgatacacagtggtgttaggaattatgagtgtggtgactgtgggaagaaatttacTACTAAGtctaacctcaccacacacagcctgatacacagtggtgttaggaattatgagtgtggtgagtgtggcagaAAATTTACTCTAaagtctcacctcaccacacacagcctgacacacagtggtgttaggaattatgaatgtggtgagtgtgggaagaaatttacTACTAAGTCTAACCTCACCGCACACAGCCTGACTCATaatggtgttaggaattatgagtgtggcgagtgtgggaagaaatttaccAAAAGGTCTAACCTtaccacacacagcctgacacatagtggtgttaggaattatgagtgtggtgagtgtgggaagaaatttaaCCTAAAGGGTAACTTCACCagacacagcctgacacacagtggtgttaagaattatgagtgtggtgagtgtgggaagaaatttaccCAAAAGGGTAACCTCACCATGCACAGCCTGACTCACAAtagtgttaggaattatgagtgtggtgagtgtgggaagaaatttaccAAAAAGTATAACCTCACcgcacacagcctgacacacagtggtgttaggaattatgagtgtggtgaatgtgggaagaaatttacTACTAAGTCTAACCTCACcgcacacagcctgacacacagtggtgtaaagaattatgagtgtggtgagtgtgggaggaaaTTTACTGAAAAGTCTACTCTCACCAGACACAGcttgacacacagtggtgttaggaattatgagtgtgatgAGTGTGGCAAAAGATTTCCTACCATTTCTTATCTTAATCAACACACCTTCAGACACACTGGGTTGAGGGAATTCAAGTGTGATGACTGTGGCAAGTGTTTCAAGACAAAGGGTGATATTACCAGACATGTGAAGGTCCACTTttga